Within Calditrichota bacterium, the genomic segment NNNNNNNNNNNNNNNNNNNNNNNTGAATTATTCAGGTTAAAAGGGGGAATAAAATTATTTCTTGCAAATTTCAGGAATTATTTTTATTTTTAAATTCAAGTGATTTTTGAGGGGATCTTTCCCGCATAATCCCCGATTTAGGCCAAATTATTTTTTCTGCAGACACGAGAAATTCACTTCTGGCAGATTCATCGTGTAAATCCTGTTAAAAATTCGGAAATTTGTGAGCGAAGGAATCCCTTCATGAAAAAGATGGCCGATGAAATTCATTCCGAAAAAAAATCTCTCATTTTAAAAGAATTGCGGACAATTCCGGGTGTGGGAAAAAAGATTGCCGAAGATTTTTACAATCTTGACTTTCGATCGGTGGCTGATCTGGCCAATCGGAATCCGGAAGAGATCTATTTTCGCCTGTGCAATCTGGAGGGAAAAGAAATTGATCGCTGTATGCTCTACGTGATTCGCTGTGCAGTTTACTATGCTTCTCATCAAACGCACGATCCGGAACGCCTGAAGTGGTGGACGTGGAAGGATTGAACGGAAATCTTTCTTTCGCGCATTCACGGCGATCAAATCGCCTTTTTAAAATAGTCGTATTTTTTTTGACAGCGGAAAAAAGTAAGGAGGAAGAATGAAGAAATTATTGATTCTGTTTTTGATCTGGATTGGCCTCCCTGCGGCCGGATTGACTCAAGATAACCCGCTTCGCCTGATGCGCTATCCCGATGTGGGACATGGAGTGGTCGTTTTTAGCTACCAGGGTGATCTGTGGCAGGTTCCCCAGGAAGGCGGCCGTGCCTTTCGTTTGACGATTCATGAAGGATTCGAAACACACCCAAAAATTTCCCCGGACGGCAAGTGGATTGCATTTACGGGTGAGTACAACGGTGGAACGAATGTGTTCATTATTCCTTTTGAAGGAGGCCAGCCGAAGCAACTTACCTACTACCCCGGCTCGGAAAGGGTGGTGGGGTGGACACCTGATTCCAAAAATGTGGTTTTTTCCGCGAATCGAACCGCCTATTCCCGTTTTTATGACGAACTCTGGCAGGTAAGTATTAAGGGGCACTTCCCGGAAAAACTTCCGGTGGACAGAGGAAGCAGTATTTCATTTTCGCCGGATGGAAAAAAATTTACGTACAACCGTCATCCGATGATGTTCTGGTGGTGGAAGCGTTACAAAGGGACATTTAATCACGATGTTTGGGTGTACGACACCACGAATCGATCGTTTCAGCAGCTTACAACCTGGATCGGCAATGATTCCTGGCCCATGTGGGGAAAAGATGGGAAAATCTACTTTGCTTCTGAAAGGAAAAAAATCTCCAATATTTTTTCAATCGATCCGAAATCGAAGAGGATTGAGCAAATCACGTTTCATTCGGATGACGGGGTTCAGTGGCCTTCCATGAGTTCGGACGGAAAGTGGATTGTTTATGAAAATGACGGAAAGCTGTTTTTGCTGGATGTAGCCCGGAAAAAAACAAAAGAGCTTGTTGTGCGAGCCCCTCTGGATTTCCATTACGATCTGGTTACCTTTGAAAATCCCACAAAATACATTGGCGGATTCGATATTTCCCCTTCGGGTAAGCGGGTTGTGATTGGCGCGCGGGGGGAGATTTTTTCCCTGCCGGCGGAACACGGCATTCCCCGGGACCTGTCCAACACACCCAACGGGCGCGAACAGCACCCGGCCTGGTCCCCGGATGGAAAATATGTGGCCTACATTTCCGATGTAAACGGGGAACAGGAGGTGTACATTGTGGATCAAATGGGCCAGGAGAAACCCACTCGATTAACGAACACAAAAAAATTTAAATTCAGACTCAGATGGTCCCCCGACAGCCGATCCATTCTGTTCTACACAAACAACCACTACCTGTATTTACTGGATGTGGCATCAAAAAAGGTGACGGAGGTCGCTTACAATCCGGCCAATTTGATTGATGACTACAGCTGGTCCCCGGACAGCAAATGGATTGCATACGCATTCAATCACAGGAATAATCTGTCGGATATTTACGTGTATTCGGTGAAAGAAAAGAAATCGCGTCCGTTCATTGTGCGTCCGAATGATGATTACAATCCCGTTTTTACCGCAGACGGGAAGGATCTGATTTTTGTGTCCTCTCCCTATCCCGGGCGAACCGAGCTTCATGTAGTCCACCTTTTGCCAGAAGAAAAACAACCCTTTCAAAAAGAGGACGATGAAGAGAAGGCAGAACCCGGAGAAAAGAAACCTTCACCCAAGGAAAAGTCCAACACTGACAAATCCAAAAAGAAAACGGGTGAAGAAAAAATCGTGGTAAAAATTGACTTTCAAAAAGTCAATGAACGTATCCGCCGGGTACCGGTGGCCGGAAAAGATTTTTCCAATCTTGGAACCGTAAAAAATTATTACTATTACATTGCCGTTGTTCCGGAAGCGCTCACGAACATTCAAAAACGAACCTCGGGACGCGCGCTTTACATGTACGATCTGAAAAAGTTGAAAGCCACCAAAGTGGCTTCGGGAGTGGCTGCCTACCGGATTGCGTCGGGACAGAAAAAATTAGTCGTGTGGAGCGGCCGCACACTTAAAATTGGACCGGTCGGAAAGACCCTCTCCAAAAGTGCAAAACCGGTCAGTTTTAAATCGGTTATTATGAAAGTGGATCGCCCGAAAGAATGGGAAGAAATTTTCGATGAGGGCTGGCGGATGGTCCGGGATTATTTTTACGATCCCCATTATCACGGTGTGGATTGGAATAAGGTGCGAAAACACTACCGACGTCTTCTGCCGTATGTCCACACACGGCGCGAACTCAGTCTTTTGATGGAAGAAATGGTCGGCGAATTGAATGCGTCGCACCAGGGGGTGCGCGGTGGCGATGTTCACAAGGTGAAAAAATACGCGGTCGCGTTGCTGGGGGCCCAGTTAAAACCCG encodes:
- a CDS encoding pathogenicity locus codes for the protein MADEIHSEKKSLILKELRTIPGVGKKIAEDFYNLDFRSVADLANRNPEEIYFRLCNLEGKEIDRCMLYVIRCAVYYASHQTHDPERLKWWTWKD